The Polynucleobacter sp. VK25 genome segment CAGCCTTCTGAAAATGCCGATGATCGCCATCGTGGGCTCTAGAAGCGCTAGCCTGGAGGGCCTAAAGAACGCAGCCCTCTTTGCTCAAGCATTATCAAACGCAGGCGCTCTGATCCTTTCTGGCCTAGCAAAGGGGGTCGACAGTGCCGCCCACCAGGCAACGATTAAGCTGGGGCCTAGGCACCGAACTGCGGCGGTATTAGGTACGGGCATAGACCTTGTCTACCCTCGCCAAAATATCCCCCTATCCCAGGCGATTAGTCGGCAAGGCCTATTGGTATCCGAGCTCCCTTTAGGGGTAGGGCCCCAAGCGCGCCATTTTCCAAGGCGAAATCGGATTATTGCGGCCCTAGCACTTGGCGTAGTGGTGATAGAGGCGGCCGAAAGGTCAGGCTCACTGATTACGGCTCGCTTAGCCGCAGACCTTGGAAGAGAGGTCTTTGCTCTTCCGGGCTCCATTCATAGTGCCAATTCTGCTGGCTGCCACCGATTGATCCAACAAGGGGCAAAGCTGGCTTTTAAGCCCGATGATGTCCTTGAGGAGCTGCATTTTTAACTAAAACCTGTATTTAAGGGGCTTAAAAGGAGGTTTTGTTCAAAAACTTGGGGTTTTAACCGGGCGAAAACAAGTCAAAAATAGGGGTTTTTGGACTTTTTCTAATTTATCGGTTAATAATAAAAAAGGGGTATGCAATTGGCCAAGCCCGATTTTGGTTTAAATTGGCCATCCGTTTTACCCAAAAAACATCATTTCTAGCTCAAATTTAGGCAAAACGCGTGGCAACTAAAGCAACTACCAAAAAAAGCATCTCGAAGACTGCCGCCGGGGACCATCCCAAGGCGCTCATCATTGCGGAAAAGCCTTCTGTTGCCAATGACATTGCAAAGGCTTTGGGCGGCTTTACGAAATACGAAGATTATTTTGAGAGCGATGAATTTCTAATTTCTTCTGCGGTTGGCCATTTATTAGAAATTGCCGCCCCCGAAGAATTTGACGTTAAGCGCGGCAAATGGTCCTTCGCAAATTTGCCAGTAGTGCCTCCTTATTTTGATTTGCGCCCAATTGCCAAAACAGAATCACGTCTCAAGGTTTTGCAAAAACTGATTAAGCGTAAAGATGTCACTGCACTGATTAATGCTTGTGACGCGGGGCGAGAAGGTGAATTGATTTTCCGCTTGATTGCACAACATGCAAAAGCATCGCAATCGATTAAACGTTTATGGCTGCAATCGATGACCCCGGCCGCCATTCGCGAGGGATTTACGAACTTACGCACAGATGAAGATATGAAACCACTCGCTGATGCGGCTCGCTGCCGCTCTGAAGCGGACTGGTTGGTCGGCATCAATGGCACGCGTGCCATGACGGCATTTAATAGTAAGAGCGGTGGTTTCTTCTTAACAACTGTAGGTCGTGTACAGACCCCAACACTATCTATTGTCGTGGAGCGTGAAGAGCTCATTCGCAAGTTCATCTCCAAAGACTATTGGGAGGTGAAGGCTGAATTTATCGCTGCAGCCGGCATCTATGAAGGCCGTTGGTTCGATCCGAAGTTTAAGAAAGATGTTGCTGAACCTGATGCTCGCGAGAATCGCTTATGGAGCGAGGCAGCAGCACAAAGCATTGTGGCTGCATGTCGCGGCAAAAAAGCCAATGTCTCTGAAGAAGCCAAGCCTGCAACACAACTTGCCCCCCAATTGTTTGATTTAACAAGCTTGCAACGCGAAGCAAATGCACGCTTTGGTTTCTCTGCAAAAAATACATTGGGTCTTGCACAAGCCTTATATGAGCGCCACAAAGTATTAACGTATCCGCGTACTGATGCAAAAGCACTGCCAGAGGACTACCTCGATACTGTTAAGCAGACCATGGAGAATCTTGCTGAGAATTCGCAAGACTATCGTGCTTTTGCTAAGCAAATTCTCAAGGGCGACCCAAAAGATCCAAAAGCTAAAGCAGGCTACGGTTGGGTCAAGCCAAACAAACGCATTTTTGATAACTCAAAAATTTCTGATCACTTTGCGATCATTCCAACATTAGAAACGCCTAAGAGCTTAAGCGAGCCTGAGGCTAAGCTATATGACTTAGTCGTACGTCGTTTCTTGGCGGTGTTTTATCCTGCTGCAGAATTCCGCGTTACCACTCGCATTACCGAGGTATCTGGACACCACTTCAAGACTGAAGGGCGAGTCCTTGTAAATCCAGGCTGGTTAACGGTTTATGGCAAATCTAATCAGGCAGATGATGAGCTAGTTGCAGTTCAAGAGGGCGAGTCGGTACAAACGGAATCTATTGCTGCCGTGCCTTTAAAAACAAAGCCGCCTGCACGCTATACAGAAGCAACTTTGCTCTCCGCAATGGAGAGCGCCGGCAAATGGGTTGATGACGATGAAATGCGTGAAGCTATGGCTGAAAAAGGCTTAGGCACGCCAGCAACACGCGCTGCCATCATCGAAGGCTTGCTCGCAGAAAAATACATGGTGCGTGAAGCGCGCGAGCTGATACCAACAGCAAAAGCTTTTCAGTTAATGACTTTGCTCCGCGGTCTAGATGTTGAAGAATTAACGCGTCCTGACTTAACTGGTAGTTGGGAAAATAAGCTATCGCTTATCGAGCAAGGCAAGATGAATCGCGATACGTTTATGCAAGAAATTGCACAAATGACTCAACGCATCGTCAAGCGTGCCAAAGAATATGACAGCGATACCATTCCAGGCGATTACGCCACGATGACCACGCCGTGCCCACACTGTAAGGGTCCTGTTAAAGAAAACTATCGCCGTTTTGCCTGTGAGAAGTGTGGCTTTACGATCAGTAAAACACCGGGTGGACGTGCATTTGAATACCCTGAAGTAGAAGAGTTGTTGCGCGAGAAAACGATCGGACCACTACAAGGATTCCGCAGCAAAATGGGGCGCCCATTCGCTGCCATTATTAAGTTAAGCGAAATTCCAGAAGACGATAAAGATTATCCAAACGCTGGCTTCAAACTCGAATTTGATTTTGGTAATACACAAGATGATGAAACTGAAGCGGTAGATTTTACAGGTCGACAAGCGCTGGGCGTTTGTCCAAAGTGCTCTGGCGCAGTGTATGAAGATGGCATGCGTTATGTGTGCGAAAACAATACCGGCCCTAGTAAATCATGTGATTTCAAAACCGGAAAAGTGGTGTTGCAACAAGAAGTTTCAGCCGAACAAGTTCAAAAATTATTAAAAGAAGGTAAGACTGATCTTCTAACCAACTTTAAGTCGAACCGCACTGGGCGTGGCTTTAAAGCCTATTTGGCTTTGGATTCCGCAGGCAAAATTGGTTTTGAATTTGAGGCCAAAGCTCCTAAGGCTGAAGGCGCGGCTCCGGCGAAGAAGCGGGCTGGCGCTAGTGCGGCGACCAAGTCAGCAGCAAAGCCAAAGCGCGCAAGCAAAGCAAAATCATCTTCTAGTAGCTGAGCGGTAATTAGCTTGGCCGCTAGGGCGGACCATAAAATTCCTCTCGAGCCCAGGGCTGTAGCGAGAAATATTCCTGGGCGCTGAGTGAGCGCGCCAATGATTGGCAAACGATCTCCGGCAACACAGCGAACACCAACAAATTCTCCAGTCTTTATTAATGCACGAAGATCGCCTTCTGGATAATTCACTAAACCTCTCGCTTGCTCGCGATTGAAATCATCGCTTGCTTCTCTTGGAGTGAGATCGTCTTCACCCTCATCAAAACTCGAACCTACAATCCATTCATAGCTGCCGTCTTCAAGCCGCTTGGCAGGCAGACAATACCCATCACCGGTGATGCCAACCCGGGGCAACTTTTTAACCCAAGCATCTCCTTCGTTCACCTTGAAAATGCTGAGCTGGCCCCTTACTGGCCTTAAAGGCAAACGAATGCCAACACTAGCCATTAATGGCTTGGCCTCTATGGCACAAGCAACAATAACTTTGTTTGCAGTAATGATGGGTTGGTTTGAGGCATCCAATAAACACCACTGACTCTCACGCTCTTCTAAGCGTGCAACCCGCACACTCCAAAGACAAGTCAGGCCCTCGCGATCTTGTAGCAACTGCGTACTTGCTTCGAACAAATTTAAGCCGGCGCCTCGCGGCAACCAAACGCCGCTTTGCTCAATTCCACAAATCTTATTAGCCTCTTGTGCAT includes the following:
- the dprA gene encoding DNA-processing protein DprA — translated: MQISRALNPFTRIDHGSPLYPPRLYDLYDPPESLYIDGDISLLKMPMIAIVGSRSASLEGLKNAALFAQALSNAGALILSGLAKGVDSAAHQATIKLGPRHRTAAVLGTGIDLVYPRQNIPLSQAISRQGLLVSELPLGVGPQARHFPRRNRIIAALALGVVVIEAAERSGSLITARLAADLGREVFALPGSIHSANSAGCHRLIQQGAKLAFKPDDVLEELHF
- a CDS encoding DNA topoisomerase III produces the protein MATKATTKKSISKTAAGDHPKALIIAEKPSVANDIAKALGGFTKYEDYFESDEFLISSAVGHLLEIAAPEEFDVKRGKWSFANLPVVPPYFDLRPIAKTESRLKVLQKLIKRKDVTALINACDAGREGELIFRLIAQHAKASQSIKRLWLQSMTPAAIREGFTNLRTDEDMKPLADAARCRSEADWLVGINGTRAMTAFNSKSGGFFLTTVGRVQTPTLSIVVEREELIRKFISKDYWEVKAEFIAAAGIYEGRWFDPKFKKDVAEPDARENRLWSEAAAQSIVAACRGKKANVSEEAKPATQLAPQLFDLTSLQREANARFGFSAKNTLGLAQALYERHKVLTYPRTDAKALPEDYLDTVKQTMENLAENSQDYRAFAKQILKGDPKDPKAKAGYGWVKPNKRIFDNSKISDHFAIIPTLETPKSLSEPEAKLYDLVVRRFLAVFYPAAEFRVTTRITEVSGHHFKTEGRVLVNPGWLTVYGKSNQADDELVAVQEGESVQTESIAAVPLKTKPPARYTEATLLSAMESAGKWVDDDEMREAMAEKGLGTPATRAAIIEGLLAEKYMVREARELIPTAKAFQLMTLLRGLDVEELTRPDLTGSWENKLSLIEQGKMNRDTFMQEIAQMTQRIVKRAKEYDSDTIPGDYATMTTPCPHCKGPVKENYRRFACEKCGFTISKTPGGRAFEYPEVEELLREKTIGPLQGFRSKMGRPFAAIIKLSEIPEDDKDYPNAGFKLEFDFGNTQDDETEAVDFTGRQALGVCPKCSGAVYEDGMRYVCENNTGPSKSCDFKTGKVVLQQEVSAEQVQKLLKEGKTDLLTNFKSNRTGRGFKAYLALDSAGKIGFEFEAKAPKAEGAAPAKKRAGASAATKSAAKPKRASKAKSSSSS